The DNA region CTTGGTGCCCATCGAACAGGCGGTCTTTCCGGTGGTGAACAAGCTAGCCAGGGAGTCCCGAACGAAGGCCCTCCGTTTCGTCAGGCGGCTACTGCCCGTCGTGGCGGGAATCGGCCTGTTCGTGTCGCTGGGCCTCGCGCTGGGCGCACCGCTGATTGTGCGCGTCGTGCTGGGAAGCGGATTCGGCCCGTCCGCTGGGGTGCTCCGGGTGTTGGCTCCAGTGGTGCTGAACCTCAGCCTGACCACGGTCTGGTCCACCCTGTTGATGATCGCATTCCGGCGCGACTGGGCCATCTTGAGTATCATCGCCGTGGCGGGTGTGCAGAATCTGTTGGTTGGGGTGTTCCTGGCCCAATGGTTCGGAGCGGTGGGCATGGCTGCCGCCTATCTCGGCGCCGAGACCTTGGTCAACGTAGCGACATTTATCTATACGTTGCGGCAGGGTATCAATCCGCTGCGGATTCCGCCTTCGCCGCCAACCCGCTGAGCTTCCACACACACAAGCGCGGCCTATTCCCGAGGGATGAAAAATAGGGATGACAGAGTGGCGATGGTCTGGATCCAGACGCCACGAAGGCGATGGGAACGCCGGCGACGCAGGACCCGCCAGTTCAGGACGGTCAGGTGGTAGGGTATGGTGCAGCAGAACAACCAGGGATTTTCCCGGCGCAGGCACACCAACTGGTTGCGGATGCCCCACCGGTATTTCCCAAGGTTTTCCGGACGGTCCAAGGCGATGTCGACGTAATAATTGGAGGCGGTCCGGTGAAATACGCGGCTGTGCGGGGCGTAGGCGCCCGGGAAGCCCGCCCGTCCGATACGGGTTGTGTACTCCAAGTCATCGTACCAAATGAAGAAGTTGCGAAAGGGCAGCCCACATGCACGCACCACCGCCACCGGCACCAGAAGCGAGACGAAGGATGCCGATTTGACCAGCAACACCCCCTCGGTTTCATATGTGTTGAAGGGCAGGCCTCCGATCACCGGCTGGAGTTGGGGGAGATTCATGCGATGAACCTCCCCCGGCTTGAAGAGCACCTTGCTGCACACGAAACCGGGCGCGTGGCCGTGTGTGGCGAGTAGGGCCCATGCCCGGTGGAGCTGGAGCAAGGCGTCCGGCTCGGCG from Acidobacteriota bacterium includes:
- a CDS encoding glycosyltransferase, encoding MMDTPRIAAIIVTHNRRTLLRECLQAVASQSLPLAKVVLIDNHCTDGTPTALHEQGILPQIPESQAEGVQSLQGALPATGRTEPVPFHYYRLPTNCGGAGGFNEGIRRSVPGDVDFLWLMDDDTIAEPDALLQLHRAWALLATHGHAPGFVCSKVLFKPGEVHRMNLPQLQPVIGGLPFNTYETEGVLLVKSASFVSLLVPVAVVRACGLPFRNFFIWYDDLEYTTRIGRAGFPGAYAPHSRVFHRTASNYYVDIALDRPENLGKYRWGIRNQLVCLRRENPWLFCCTIPYHLTVLNWRVLRRRRSHRLRGVWIQTIATLSSLFFIPRE